A window of the Rhizobium viscosum genome harbors these coding sequences:
- a CDS encoding DUF1194 domain-containing protein yields the protein MLTTLAMLASLSGAAATIAQSSQNEVDVELVLAVDTSRSMDFEEVRIQREGYVQALRHKEFFDAVKGGLIGRITVSYFEWAGYVVPGSVIDWQVIETEKDAMDFADKLEARPIATQRRTSISAAIVQGASMLAASPYKGNREVIDVSGDGPNNSGDPVTPARDAALEAGIVINGLAIMLRPSDVPEGLDKYYGDCVIGGPGSFVLPVHKIEDFAVAVRRKLVWEISGLEPPVQIRKIATNQPTTDCLIGEKTWQNFFDR from the coding sequence ATGCTGACGACACTTGCGATGCTCGCGAGCCTGTCTGGCGCTGCCGCCACGATCGCGCAATCAAGCCAAAATGAAGTCGACGTCGAGCTAGTGCTGGCCGTCGATACGTCCCGCTCGATGGATTTTGAAGAGGTCCGCATCCAGCGCGAGGGCTATGTCCAGGCGTTGCGGCACAAGGAGTTCTTCGACGCGGTGAAGGGAGGCCTGATCGGGCGGATCACCGTCAGCTATTTCGAATGGGCCGGCTATGTCGTGCCCGGTTCCGTCATCGATTGGCAGGTAATCGAGACGGAAAAGGATGCGATGGATTTTGCTGACAAACTGGAGGCGCGACCAATTGCCACCCAGCGCCGCACATCCATATCCGCAGCGATCGTTCAAGGCGCATCGATGCTTGCCGCAAGCCCCTATAAGGGAAATCGTGAGGTGATCGACGTTTCCGGCGACGGTCCCAACAATTCTGGCGATCCTGTCACACCTGCACGCGATGCGGCTCTGGAGGCGGGCATCGTCATCAACGGACTGGCCATCATGCTGCGGCCATCCGATGTGCCCGAGGGGCTCGACAAGTATTACGGAGATTGCGTGATCGGCGGCCCCGGCTCCTTCGTTTTGCCGGTCCACAAGATCGAGGATTTCGCCGTTGCCGTCCGCCGGAAGCTCGTCTGGGAAATCAGCGGACTCGAGCCGCCGGTACAGATCCGAAAAATTGCGACGAACCAGCCGACAACGGATTGCCTTATTGGCGAGAAGACTTGGCAGAATTTCTTCGACCGCTAA
- a CDS encoding DUF1127 domain-containing protein: MSIARTFNNWRKYRQTVAELGRMSSRELNDLGIARGDIRDVARAAIGR, encoded by the coding sequence ATGAGCATCGCACGCACCTTCAACAACTGGCGCAAGTATCGTCAAACCGTTGCTGAGCTTGGCCGTATGTCGAGCCGTGAACTGAACGACCTCGGTATCGCTCGTGGCGATATTCGTGACGTCGCACGTGCAGCCATTGGCCGCTAA
- a CDS encoding lytic transglycosylase domain-containing protein, producing the protein MMRCGIGLTATALVSAVWVIMAPAVRAAEPSVPEPSCLYQGNADDGQTLCIRKDHFNTDLCAVMDRFAATHNIPPAFFARLIWRESLFRPEAVSPKGAEGIAQFMPGTARLRALENSFDVVQALKASSAYLDELRLRFGNLGLAAAAYNAGESGLSRFLSSGRLPIETRDYVFAITRQTVETWRDSPPEAAAPELRDGMPFRQACVALAETRQMNEPVLTGSADWAPWGVQLAAHYNPSVADRLFTISLTKLPEPLNAERALIVRQRGGNFGYRPRYAARIGRETRAEATKLCSTIRSAGVACTVFRNR; encoded by the coding sequence ATGATGAGATGCGGGATAGGCTTAACGGCTACGGCGCTGGTTTCCGCCGTGTGGGTTATCATGGCGCCCGCGGTCAGGGCCGCAGAGCCATCCGTTCCCGAACCGTCTTGCCTTTACCAGGGCAACGCTGATGACGGGCAAACGCTCTGCATTCGAAAAGATCATTTCAATACCGATCTCTGCGCCGTGATGGATCGTTTCGCAGCAACCCATAACATTCCGCCTGCCTTCTTTGCCCGCCTGATCTGGCGCGAAAGCTTGTTCCGCCCGGAAGCGGTCAGCCCGAAGGGCGCGGAGGGCATTGCGCAATTCATGCCGGGCACTGCCCGGCTGCGAGCCCTGGAAAACAGCTTCGATGTTGTCCAGGCGCTCAAAGCGTCGTCCGCCTACCTCGACGAACTCAGGCTTCGTTTCGGCAATCTCGGACTTGCCGCTGCCGCCTATAATGCCGGCGAATCCGGCCTCAGCCGGTTTCTCTCCTCCGGCCGCCTGCCGATCGAGACGCGCGACTATGTGTTTGCAATTACCCGGCAGACCGTCGAGACTTGGCGGGACAGCCCTCCGGAAGCCGCTGCGCCTGAGTTGCGTGACGGCATGCCGTTCCGTCAGGCATGCGTGGCGCTTGCCGAGACGCGGCAGATGAACGAGCCGGTCCTGACCGGATCAGCCGACTGGGCACCGTGGGGCGTACAGCTTGCCGCCCATTACAATCCGTCCGTGGCGGACCGGCTCTTCACCATATCGCTCACAAAGCTTCCCGAACCGCTGAACGCCGAACGCGCCCTGATCGTGCGCCAGAGGGGCGGAAACTTCGGCTATCGTCCACGCTATGCGGCGAGAATCGGCCGGGAGACACGGGCCGAAGCGACCAAGCTCTGCAGCACGATCCGCTCGGCCGGTGTTGCCTGCACTGTCTTCCGGAATCGCTGA
- a CDS encoding DUF982 domain-containing protein: MEWNTYERFPPLVLMLGGREKYRVLRTLRDAAEVLITDWPSEDGEEYVVAVKACVDAISGQIDVGELQDAIRRAAAEAGIAILTVVH, translated from the coding sequence ATGGAATGGAACACATACGAGCGCTTCCCCCCTCTGGTGCTGATGCTGGGTGGCCGGGAAAAATACAGGGTCCTCAGAACGTTGCGAGACGCCGCTGAGGTTTTAATAACGGACTGGCCGTCAGAGGACGGCGAGGAATATGTCGTGGCCGTCAAGGCCTGCGTCGATGCGATCAGCGGACAGATCGATGTCGGTGAATTGCAGGACGCCATCCGCCGTGCGGCAGCCGAAGCCGGCATTGCGATCTTGACGGTCGTGCACTGA
- a CDS encoding siderophore-interacting protein: MDNNQSTIHPFPAPMIERVRHELRRRSLTVESVTDITPGMRRIVLRGEDLADFTSLAPDDHIKIIVPGAGGVEERRDYTPRRYDNAARSLTLDFALHEAGPVTQWAIDAQPGMPLEIGGPRGSAVVAGSVKRWLLIGDETALPAIGRRIEESGADTTIVAIAAVAAPEEEQSFETAAALTTRWVYRPLSDATNAEPLVAALAGIDIVPQTFVWIAAEASVVRAIRAYLTEERGYPLSWIKASGYWVKGKADTSEKF; this comes from the coding sequence ATGGATAACAATCAATCCACAATTCACCCGTTCCCTGCACCCATGATCGAGCGGGTTCGCCATGAATTGCGCCGTCGTTCGCTGACGGTCGAAAGCGTGACCGATATCACGCCCGGCATGCGGCGCATCGTGCTGAGGGGTGAAGACCTCGCCGATTTCACCAGCCTCGCACCTGATGATCACATCAAGATCATCGTACCCGGCGCCGGGGGCGTCGAGGAACGTCGGGACTACACGCCGCGCCGCTATGATAATGCTGCCCGCAGCCTGACGCTCGACTTCGCCCTGCACGAGGCCGGTCCGGTCACGCAATGGGCGATCGACGCCCAGCCCGGCATGCCTCTTGAGATTGGTGGCCCGCGCGGCTCAGCCGTGGTTGCCGGCAGCGTGAAGAGATGGCTTTTGATCGGCGATGAGACGGCTTTGCCCGCCATCGGGCGGCGCATCGAGGAGAGCGGCGCCGATACGACCATTGTGGCAATCGCCGCGGTCGCGGCCCCGGAGGAGGAGCAATCCTTCGAGACAGCTGCAGCACTTACAACGCGCTGGGTTTACCGTCCTCTCTCCGATGCGACGAACGCCGAACCGCTGGTTGCTGCCTTGGCTGGGATCGACATCGTTCCCCAGACATTCGTCTGGATTGCAGCCGAGGCGTCGGTGGTGCGGGCAATCCGTGCCTATCTCACTGAAGAACGCGGCTATCCGCTGAGCTGGATCAAGGCCTCAGGCTATTGGGTCAAGGGCAAGGCCGATACGAGCGAGAAGTTCTGA
- a CDS encoding aldo/keto reductase, whose protein sequence is MTSDNPIRWGIIGPGTIARTFADGVAHSRTGKLVAIATRNPDKPGLADGFPGARIVKGYEALLKDNEVDAIYIATPHTGHAEWAIKAIRAGKHVLVEKPIALSAYDAEAIYYEAKKAGVFAGEAFMYRVHPQTEKLVELVKSGTIGEIRIIRSSFGFSMGSYKPEHRLFANETAGGGILDVGGYPVSMARLIAGAAAGKPFLDPEKVSGVAHLGQSGVDEWASAVLKFPNEIIAEVSCSIMAQQDNVLRIIGSQGRIEVKDFWFASGHKGGIGKIEIFKNGEQETIEVKEDRWLYSFEADAAGDAIRAGEKEFRSPGMNWADSINNLKVLDQWRASVGLEYGVEKAAKRTLNIAGNAVRRGSSIPQRQVPGISKPASVVTLGFEFFPNFAAASLTLDTFYEAGGNVFDTAFVYGGGKTESIFGDWHTSRQVPREEIVLIGKGAHSPLCYPDVISKQLDQSLNRLKTDYVDIYFMHRDNIDVPVGEFVDAMDAEVKRGRIRGIFGGSNWTRERFDEATAYAKKNGKAAPAALSNNFSLAEMLDPIWAGCVAASDDGWKKWLNEKQIPNFAWSSQGRGFFTDRAGRDKRDDEEIVRCWYSDRNFERRDRAIALAKELGRHPIHIALAYVIAQPFPVIPLIGPRTIAELEDSLSALDIKLTPEQVKWLEA, encoded by the coding sequence ATGACTTCAGATAATCCGATCCGCTGGGGCATTATCGGCCCCGGCACCATCGCTCGTACCTTTGCCGATGGCGTCGCGCATTCGCGCACCGGCAAACTCGTGGCGATCGCCACCCGCAATCCCGACAAGCCCGGTCTTGCCGATGGCTTTCCGGGTGCGCGTATCGTCAAGGGTTACGAGGCACTGCTGAAGGACAACGAGGTCGATGCGATCTATATCGCCACACCTCATACCGGCCATGCCGAATGGGCCATCAAGGCGATCCGCGCCGGCAAGCATGTGCTGGTCGAAAAGCCGATCGCTCTCTCTGCCTATGATGCCGAGGCGATTTACTATGAGGCGAAGAAGGCAGGCGTCTTTGCCGGCGAAGCCTTCATGTATCGTGTCCATCCGCAGACCGAAAAGCTGGTCGAACTCGTCAAAAGCGGCACGATCGGTGAAATCCGCATCATCCGCTCCTCGTTCGGCTTCAGCATGGGCAGCTACAAACCGGAACACCGCCTGTTTGCCAATGAAACGGCCGGCGGCGGCATTCTCGATGTCGGCGGCTATCCGGTTTCCATGGCGCGGCTGATCGCGGGTGCGGCGGCCGGCAAGCCCTTCCTCGATCCGGAGAAGGTTTCGGGTGTCGCCCATCTCGGCCAATCCGGCGTCGACGAGTGGGCTTCGGCCGTGCTCAAATTCCCGAACGAGATCATCGCCGAAGTCTCGTGCTCGATCATGGCGCAACAGGACAATGTCTTGCGCATCATCGGCTCGCAGGGCCGTATCGAGGTGAAGGATTTCTGGTTCGCCTCCGGCCACAAAGGCGGGATCGGCAAGATCGAGATCTTCAAGAACGGCGAGCAGGAGACAATCGAAGTCAAGGAAGACCGCTGGCTTTACTCCTTCGAAGCGGATGCTGCCGGTGACGCGATCCGCGCCGGCGAGAAGGAATTCCGCTCCCCTGGCATGAATTGGGCGGACTCGATCAACAATCTGAAGGTGCTCGACCAATGGCGCGCTTCGGTTGGTCTCGAATATGGCGTCGAGAAAGCCGCCAAGCGCACCTTGAACATTGCCGGCAACGCCGTCAGGCGCGGCAGCTCCATTCCGCAGCGCCAGGTCCCCGGCATTTCCAAGCCGGCTTCGGTCGTCACCCTCGGTTTCGAATTCTTCCCGAATTTCGCAGCCGCCTCCCTGACGCTCGACACCTTCTATGAAGCCGGCGGCAATGTCTTCGACACTGCCTTCGTCTATGGCGGCGGCAAGACGGAGAGCATTTTTGGCGACTGGCATACGAGCCGTCAGGTGCCGCGCGAGGAGATCGTGCTGATCGGCAAGGGTGCCCACTCGCCGCTCTGCTATCCTGATGTCATCAGCAAGCAGCTCGACCAGTCTCTCAACCGCCTGAAGACAGACTATGTCGATATCTACTTCATGCATCGCGATAACATCGACGTGCCGGTCGGCGAATTCGTCGATGCCATGGATGCCGAGGTCAAGCGTGGCCGCATCCGCGGCATTTTCGGCGGCTCCAACTGGACGCGCGAACGTTTCGACGAGGCGACCGCCTATGCGAAGAAGAACGGCAAGGCAGCGCCCGCTGCCCTTTCCAATAACTTCTCGCTCGCCGAAATGCTCGATCCGATCTGGGCCGGCTGCGTGGCCGCATCTGATGACGGGTGGAAGAAGTGGCTGAACGAAAAGCAGATCCCCAACTTCGCCTGGTCGAGCCAGGGGCGTGGCTTCTTCACCGACCGGGCCGGCCGCGACAAGCGCGACGACGAGGAGATCGTGCGGTGCTGGTATTCGGATCGCAATTTCGAGCGGCGTGACCGGGCAATCGCGCTTGCCAAGGAGCTTGGACGGCATCCGATCCATATCGCGCTTGCCTATGTCATTGCCCAGCCCTTCCCGGTCATTCCGCTGATCGGGCCGCGCACGATCGCAGAACTGGAAGACAGCCTTTCGGCATTGGACATCAAGCTGACGCCCGAACAGGTGAAGTGGCTGGAAGCCTGA
- a CDS encoding ABC transporter ATP-binding protein — MAELSFNNIVKRYGAFEIIHGADLEVKDGEFVVFVGPSGCGKSTLLRMIAGLEDITGGELKIGGRVVNDVEPADRGIAMVFQSYALYPHLTVEENLSFGLRMNGNPKADTERRVRHVAEILQITELMKRRPKQLSGGQRQRVAIGRAIVREPQVFLFDEPLSNLDAELRVQMRVEISRLHKQLGTTMIYVTHDQTEAMTLADKIVVLRAGNIEQIGAPLDLYDDPANQFVAGFVGSPKMNFLKAEVAEVHAGKATVVLADDRMVRLVVPLHDPSITSGTPVTLGIRPEHFDEAGRGEADLTVAVDVAEHLGNTSYIYANFGGEQLIIEQPESRSLGKTERLTVSLSAARTFLFDAAGKRLR; from the coding sequence ATGGCAGAGCTTTCATTCAATAATATCGTCAAACGTTACGGCGCGTTTGAAATCATTCATGGCGCCGACCTGGAGGTGAAGGACGGCGAGTTCGTCGTTTTCGTCGGCCCTTCCGGCTGCGGCAAGTCCACGCTCTTGCGCATGATTGCCGGCCTTGAGGATATCACCGGCGGCGAGCTGAAGATCGGCGGTCGTGTCGTCAACGATGTCGAGCCGGCCGACCGTGGCATCGCGATGGTCTTCCAATCCTATGCGCTCTATCCGCACCTGACCGTCGAGGAGAACCTGAGCTTCGGCCTGCGCATGAACGGCAACCCGAAGGCAGACACCGAACGGCGCGTGCGCCATGTCGCGGAGATCCTGCAGATCACGGAGTTGATGAAGCGCCGACCGAAGCAACTTTCCGGCGGCCAGCGCCAGCGCGTGGCGATCGGTCGAGCCATCGTGCGCGAACCGCAGGTCTTCCTGTTCGACGAGCCGCTGTCGAACCTCGACGCCGAACTGCGTGTGCAGATGCGCGTCGAGATCTCCAGGCTGCACAAGCAGCTCGGCACGACGATGATCTATGTGACACACGACCAGACGGAGGCGATGACGCTCGCCGACAAGATTGTCGTTCTGCGTGCCGGCAATATCGAACAGATCGGTGCACCGCTCGATCTCTATGATGATCCGGCCAACCAGTTCGTCGCCGGCTTCGTCGGTTCGCCGAAAATGAATTTCCTCAAGGCCGAGGTGGCCGAGGTACACGCGGGTAAGGCGACGGTCGTGCTCGCGGACGACAGAATGGTGCGCCTCGTGGTACCACTGCACGACCCATCCATCACATCGGGCACGCCCGTCACGCTCGGTATCCGGCCAGAGCATTTCGATGAGGCGGGTCGGGGCGAAGCGGATCTGACGGTTGCCGTCGATGTCGCCGAGCATCTCGGCAATACCAGCTACATCTACGCAAACTTTGGCGGCGAACAGCTCATCATCGAACAGCCGGAGTCCCGCAGCCTCGGCAAGACCGAGCGGCTGACGGTGTCGCTGTCCGCCGCCCGCACCTTCCTGTTCGATGCCGCCGGCAAGCGGCTTCGATAA
- a CDS encoding carbohydrate ABC transporter permease, with amino-acid sequence MRSKSQSLLLRQIALHAFLLPLAIIWLFPLWMMFVFSTMPDYGIFSPQIVLWPSTNFVANFQNLQADTNFIGAMVISIVVATVYTALSVFLTSMAGWALARYRFVGRSLVIAIILGTITLPYFVVVIPQFIMVAREFKLANTWIALIVPPLFNSLGVLFMRQSFSMMPNDLFDAARVEGVKEWQIFLRIALPLARPTMAALAIILFLASWNNYLWPLLINSKPGMMTAPVALGVLIGLTKVSWGGIMAGAVLLTAPILVVFVALQRHFIAGIAAGAIK; translated from the coding sequence ATGAGATCCAAGTCGCAATCGCTTCTCCTGCGCCAGATCGCCCTGCACGCCTTCCTGCTGCCGCTCGCAATCATCTGGCTCTTTCCGCTGTGGATGATGTTCGTCTTCTCGACCATGCCCGATTACGGCATCTTCAGCCCGCAGATCGTGCTCTGGCCCTCGACCAATTTCGTCGCGAATTTCCAGAACCTGCAGGCGGACACGAACTTCATCGGTGCGATGGTGATCTCGATCGTCGTCGCCACCGTCTACACCGCCCTGTCCGTGTTCCTGACCTCCATGGCCGGCTGGGCGCTCGCCCGCTATCGCTTCGTCGGCCGTTCGCTTGTCATCGCCATTATCCTTGGCACGATCACCCTGCCCTATTTCGTCGTCGTCATTCCGCAATTCATCATGGTGGCGCGCGAATTCAAGCTCGCCAATACCTGGATCGCCCTCATCGTGCCGCCGCTCTTCAATTCGCTCGGCGTGCTGTTCATGCGGCAATCCTTTTCCATGATGCCGAATGACCTTTTCGATGCGGCCCGCGTCGAGGGCGTCAAGGAGTGGCAGATTTTCCTGCGCATCGCGCTGCCGCTCGCGCGCCCGACCATGGCGGCACTGGCGATCATCCTCTTCCTCGCCTCCTGGAACAATTATCTCTGGCCGCTGCTGATAAATTCGAAGCCGGGCATGATGACGGCTCCAGTGGCGCTCGGTGTGTTGATCGGCCTCACCAAGGTTTCCTGGGGCGGCATCATGGCGGGTGCAGTCCTTCTGACGGCGCCGATCCTCGTCGTCTTCGTGGCTCTGCAGCGTCACTTCATCGCCGGCATTGCGGCCGGCGCAATCAAATAA
- a CDS encoding carbohydrate ABC transporter permease — MPIRNRSAYAFLAPYLLVFAAFWVWPIINSFLISFQNTRINPWKFSLQANWGRLFSDPAFYNAVYNTLIILVIQVPVMIALATIMAVLLNSPLLKARALFRFAFFAPVVVGEVAYAAVFRLMFNLDFGIINKLIGAAGLAPVSWFDNANAAMVVIIIAVTWRWAGYNAIIILAGLQSIPEDVYEAATLDRVSKVQQFFHITLPLLKPIILFCVVLSVIGTMQLFAEPFLITNRGGPGGGTETLGLLLYRQGFTSLNFGYASAIAYTMAALAVAISLLNLWLGREPK, encoded by the coding sequence ATGCCGATCAGAAACCGGAGCGCCTATGCGTTCCTTGCGCCCTATCTTCTGGTCTTCGCCGCCTTCTGGGTTTGGCCGATCATCAATTCATTTCTGATCTCGTTCCAGAATACGCGCATCAATCCATGGAAATTCAGCCTTCAGGCCAATTGGGGGCGTCTGTTCTCCGACCCGGCCTTCTACAATGCCGTCTATAACACGCTCATCATCCTGGTCATCCAGGTGCCGGTCATGATCGCCCTTGCGACCATAATGGCCGTGCTGCTCAATTCGCCGCTTTTGAAAGCGCGTGCCTTGTTCCGTTTCGCCTTTTTTGCGCCGGTCGTGGTTGGCGAGGTCGCCTATGCGGCCGTCTTCCGGCTGATGTTCAATCTCGATTTCGGCATCATCAACAAGCTGATCGGTGCAGCCGGCCTTGCGCCCGTTTCCTGGTTCGACAACGCCAATGCCGCCATGGTTGTCATCATCATCGCTGTGACCTGGCGATGGGCAGGCTACAACGCGATCATCATCCTGGCCGGCCTGCAATCGATTCCGGAAGATGTCTACGAGGCGGCCACGCTCGACCGCGTCAGCAAGGTACAGCAGTTCTTCCACATCACGCTGCCGCTCCTGAAACCGATCATTCTTTTCTGCGTGGTTCTGTCCGTCATCGGTACGATGCAGCTCTTCGCCGAGCCCTTCCTGATTACCAACCGCGGCGGACCCGGCGGAGGCACGGAAACGCTCGGGCTGCTGCTCTATCGCCAAGGCTTCACCTCTCTGAACTTCGGTTACGCCTCGGCGATCGCCTATACGATGGCAGCACTCGCGGTCGCGATCTCGCTCCTCAATCTCTGGCTCGGGAGGGAACCGAAATGA
- a CDS encoding ABC transporter substrate-binding protein, which produces MRSKLITATTALVLLASGSAYAQSATLTIWSWNVAASALKSTIEGFNKQFPDIKVDVQDLGNQQVFDKTLAACAAGGDGLPDIVTIENFEAEIFWSRFPDCFANLKDLGYNADMQAKFPEFKRTELEVGDVAYAMPWDSGPVAVFYRRDYYEKAGVDPKSIATWDDFIAAGKKISAANPGVVMGQADFNGDSEWFRMLANEQGCGYFSTDGQSITINQPACVQTLEKVKAMKDAGTLTAANWDEKISSNTAGKVASQLFGGWYEGTVRSGSPDLSGKWGVYAMPGMTADSPHAANLGGSSLAINANSQNKEAAFKYLTYALTTNEGQVTMLKSFGLVPSLLSAVQDPFVNEPQPYWGGQKIWADILATLPKIVPSRGTAFQTDADAIYKTTQTKYFAGGYPDAKAALDDAAKQIASATGLSIAQ; this is translated from the coding sequence ATGCGCTCTAAACTCATCACTGCAACGACAGCGCTTGTGCTGCTTGCGTCCGGATCCGCATATGCGCAATCCGCGACGCTTACCATCTGGAGCTGGAACGTCGCAGCTTCCGCTCTCAAATCAACGATCGAAGGCTTCAACAAGCAGTTTCCCGACATCAAGGTCGATGTCCAGGATCTCGGCAACCAGCAGGTCTTCGACAAGACGCTCGCCGCCTGCGCCGCCGGTGGCGACGGCCTTCCCGATATCGTGACAATCGAGAATTTCGAGGCGGAGATCTTCTGGAGCCGCTTCCCGGATTGCTTCGCCAATCTGAAGGATCTCGGCTACAACGCCGACATGCAGGCGAAATTCCCCGAGTTCAAGCGCACTGAACTCGAGGTCGGCGACGTCGCCTATGCCATGCCCTGGGATTCCGGCCCGGTCGCCGTCTTCTATCGCCGCGATTACTATGAAAAGGCCGGCGTCGATCCGAAGTCGATCGCCACTTGGGACGACTTCATTGCTGCCGGCAAGAAGATCTCTGCCGCCAATCCCGGTGTCGTGATGGGTCAGGCCGATTTCAATGGCGACAGCGAATGGTTCCGTATGCTCGCCAATGAACAAGGCTGCGGCTATTTCTCGACCGATGGCCAGTCGATCACCATCAACCAGCCGGCCTGCGTCCAGACGCTGGAAAAAGTGAAGGCGATGAAGGATGCCGGCACGCTGACAGCGGCAAACTGGGACGAGAAAATCTCCTCCAACACCGCAGGCAAGGTGGCAAGCCAGCTCTTCGGTGGCTGGTATGAAGGCACGGTCCGTTCCGGCTCTCCGGACCTGTCAGGCAAGTGGGGCGTCTATGCCATGCCCGGCATGACAGCGGACAGCCCACACGCTGCCAACCTCGGCGGCTCCTCGCTCGCCATCAACGCCAATTCGCAGAACAAGGAAGCAGCCTTCAAATATCTGACCTATGCGCTCACCACCAATGAGGGCCAGGTCACGATGCTGAAGTCGTTCGGCCTCGTGCCGTCGCTGCTTTCGGCCGTTCAGGATCCCTTCGTCAACGAGCCGCAGCCCTATTGGGGCGGCCAGAAGATCTGGGCCGACATTCTCGCGACCCTGCCGAAGATCGTACCGAGCCGCGGTACGGCCTTCCAGACGGATGCCGATGCCATCTACAAGACGACGCAGACGAAGTACTTCGCCGGCGGCTATCCCGATGCAAAGGCAGCCCTCGACGATGCCGCCAAGCAGATCGCATCGGCGACGGGTCTTTCGATCGCACAATGA
- a CDS encoding helix-turn-helix domain-containing protein — MELAESKVVGKPVYQPGASTIEGMPMALQMFYAHPPVMAMPHWHAQVEVNYIMRGSVHYRMNDHDIRLEAGQMCLFWGGQPHQMNESSDDSLYAGAHLPLVYFFKMRLPPTIGTRLMKGEILLTSSTDAADEANFPRWYDYARSGDPRKTQHAVDELLLRIERIALDSYSMVPENIADELEQPNAQLSRSVARMCDFIASNFLQDIDTVEIARAVDLHPKYAMNLFKKTTGMTISKYLNLLRLSHAQAQLMGEGSNVLQIAMDSGFGSISAFNKSFRNIAGMSPSDFRRDIRSVIGNISVAG; from the coding sequence ATGGAATTGGCGGAAAGTAAGGTCGTCGGCAAACCTGTTTATCAGCCTGGTGCCAGCACGATTGAAGGCATGCCGATGGCGCTTCAGATGTTTTATGCCCATCCGCCAGTCATGGCGATGCCGCACTGGCATGCCCAGGTCGAAGTCAATTACATCATGCGCGGTAGTGTCCATTACAGGATGAACGATCACGATATTCGTCTTGAGGCAGGCCAGATGTGCCTCTTCTGGGGCGGGCAGCCGCATCAGATGAACGAATCCTCGGATGATTCCCTTTATGCAGGTGCGCATCTGCCGCTCGTCTATTTCTTCAAGATGCGCCTGCCTCCAACGATAGGTACGCGTCTGATGAAGGGGGAGATCCTGCTGACGTCTTCGACCGATGCAGCGGATGAGGCGAATTTTCCGCGTTGGTACGATTATGCCAGGTCCGGCGATCCACGGAAGACGCAGCATGCCGTCGATGAATTGCTTCTGCGCATCGAGCGGATTGCCCTGGATTCCTACTCGATGGTGCCTGAAAATATCGCCGATGAACTTGAGCAGCCCAACGCACAATTATCCCGCAGCGTTGCTCGCATGTGTGACTTCATTGCGAGCAATTTTTTGCAGGATATCGATACCGTCGAGATCGCTCGCGCGGTCGATCTCCATCCGAAATATGCAATGAACCTGTTCAAGAAAACGACGGGCATGACGATCAGTAAATATCTCAATCTGCTACGTCTTTCGCATGCCCAGGCGCAGTTGATGGGCGAGGGCTCAAATGTGCTTCAGATCGCAATGGACAGTGGTTTTGGGTCGATCAGTGCTTTCAACAAGTCGTTCCGGAATATCGCCGGTATGTCCCCGTCCGACTTCCGGCGCGATATACGCTCTGTGATAGGAAATATCTCCGTCGCCGGTTGA
- a CDS encoding acylphosphatase: MTTSLDAFRVRITGGVQGVGYRAWARGQALQLGLTGWVRNEADGSVSALIIGSQGATGSMLERFWSGPAGSSVSDVKAEEATLDEVPSDFRIVR, translated from the coding sequence ATGACGACCAGTCTGGATGCTTTTCGTGTACGCATTACCGGCGGCGTGCAAGGCGTAGGCTATCGCGCCTGGGCACGCGGCCAGGCCCTCCAGCTCGGCTTGACGGGTTGGGTGCGGAATGAAGCCGACGGATCGGTCAGCGCTTTGATTATCGGTTCTCAAGGCGCCACCGGCTCGATGCTCGAGCGTTTCTGGAGCGGTCCCGCCGGCTCCTCCGTGTCAGACGTGAAGGCGGAGGAGGCAACGCTCGATGAGGTGCCGAGCGATTTTCGTATCGTCCGATAG